The window TCGACCGGGTCAGCGAGGAAGGCGACGTCGCGCTTCGCTCCTATGCCAGCGAGTTCGACGACGTCGAGGTGGGCAACATCGACATCACCGACGAGGCGGAACGCGCCTACGAGGAAATCGACGACGAACTCCGCGAGGCTATCGAGACGGCCGCCGACAACATCGAGGCCTTCCACGAGCGACAGGCCCCCGAGGACTGGCGCAAGGAGTTCGACGGCCGGGAGTTGGGCCGCCGATACCGACCGCTGGAACGCGTCGGCGTCTACGCCCCCGGCGGCACCGCGGCCTACCCCTCCAGCGTGCTGATGGGCGTCATTCCCGCCAAGGTTGCGGGCGTCGACCACGTCGCCGTCGCCACCCCGCCGGCCGAGACCATCAACCCCGCGACGCTGGCCGCAATCCACGTCGCCGACGCCGACGCCGTCTATCAGGTCGGCGGCGCTCAGGCCATCGCCGCACTGGCCTACGGCACCGAAAGCGTCTCCGCGGTCCAGAAAATCGTCGGCCCGGGCAACAAGTGGGTCACCGCCGCCAAGGCCGAGGTTCGCGGCGACGTCGAAATCGACTTCCTCGCCGGCCCCTCGGAGTTGCTCGTCCTCTGTGACGAGACGGCCGACCCCGAACTCGTCGCCGCCGATATGGTCGCACAGGCCGAACACGACCCCAACGCCTCCGTGGTCTGTGTCACCGCCGACGAGGACACCGCCGAGGCCGTCGTCGAGGAGTGCGATCGGCAGGCCGCCGAACGCGAACGCACGGAGGTCATCGAGGCCGCCCTCGACAACGACGCCTCCGGGGTCCTTCTCACGCGGTCAATGCCCGAGGCCGTCCTCTTCGCCGAGGAATACGCCGCCGAACACCTCTCTATCGTCACCGAGGACGACGAGGGCGTACTGGACCGCATCGATTCGGCGGGCAGTGTCTTTTTGGGCGGCTACTCCCCCGTCGCCGCTGGCGATTACGCCTCCGGGCCGAACCACGTGCTGCCGACGGGCGGCCTCGCGAAGGTCACCGGCGGCCTCTCGGTCGACGATTTCGTCCGGTCAACGACGGTCCAGAAACTCGACGAGGACGCGCTTTCGGACCTCCGTGAGACCGTGACCACGCTCGCGCGAGCGGAAGGGTTGGAAGCCCACGCCGAAAGCGTCGAGAAGCGGTTCTAAGCCACTTTTTGCACGGGGCGCCTGCGGCGCTGCGGGCCGAAGGTCCTCTGGGCGCCAGTCCAGGGACCTATCCAGAGATTATTGGTACCACAGCACACACACCTAGAGTGCAAGGTCAGAAAGGACGCGCGGCCCACCACAGGCACGGAGTTCGTCTAATGGCACACAGCATTTGTACACCGAGAGCCGGCGGGGAGTTGCCCTACTTTCAGCGGCTGTCGCAATCGTTGTTAAACACTGATACCGATGCAACGACCAGACTCCAACAACTGTTCGAACACGAAACCATCGAATTCGACCTAAATTACGCGTTTCTGTCGTAGATGTGGTACGCTTGCAAACTTTTTGCCAGTGTTGCAACAGTAACAAGCAGAAGCGCAAGCGTCAGTGTCGCAAATCCGTACCAGAGATAGTACAAGCCCGCAAGGACGAGAGCAAGGGTGCCGATGACGGGGAGTACATAATAGAAGCATCGCTCACGACCGCTAAGCAGAAATACGCCACCGACACCGCAGACGGCGAAAAGGGCGATACATACCAGCCCAAACAATCCATCCGTACCTAAAAGGGTGAATGCGAAGGCCGACCCGACGATGCCGACCGCTACGGCACCCCAACCGCTAATCCGCAGACGCCACAGGCGAGTGTCCATACTCCGGTTGAATAAGATGAACATGAAAATACTACTAGATTCGCAGTCGCGTTCTCACACCGACTTCGGTCGGGGCACGTAGAAGCAGTAACACCCTGAATCAGTCGGTAGAGGGTATCGATGAAACGGTCGGTGTAGGTAAACGGGAACTAACAGATATTCTATGGTAATAACCCTCTTTTTGATAGGTAGTGCAGAAATGTCTATGGATGTTGAACAGTTTCGCTACGTAGCAGAAGAGGAGGAATCATTAAGCATGGCGGTTGTCAGCGCGGTTGCACAGGCGCATCATGAAGATATTATCGAACAGGATTGGATAATCAACAACGACATCAATACTGATGCGTTGGACGGCCTCTTCCAAGATGGACATTTGAATATGACGCTCCGCTTTGAGGCAGATACGACGACGGTCACGATCGATGCGGACGAGCGGGGTAATCCGGTAATCGAGATCGAATCACACCGCTAAGTTTGCACGCTCGTCCTATCGAGCATCCTTCCGCCGCCGGTACGGCTTTGATGCCGCCGGCCGCACCCTCACCTATGTCCTACGAGACACTCGCCGTCAGTCGCAGCGACGCCGTCGGCCACATTGCCTTCGACCGTCCCGAGGCCCACAACGCCCTGAACGAGCGGATGGGCGACGAGATGGTTGAGGCGGCCCACGACCTCGTCAGTGACGACGAGATTCGGGCCATCGCCCTGACCGGCAACGGCCCCGTTTTCAACACCGGCGCCGACCTGACGATGCTCTCCGGCGACGGGAGCGACGAACCGACGATTCGCTCGCTTGCCAGTCAACTCCACGAGTTCCTCAACCAGATGGTTCACGCGCCCAAGCCCGTCGTGACCGGCGTCAACGGTGTCGCCGCGGGCGGCGGTCTCGGCCCCGCTATCTGTGGCGACATCGTCCTCGCCGGCGAGTCGGCCCGCTTCGAGTTCGCCTACCCCCGCATCGGCCTCTCGGCGGACGGTGGGTCGACCTACCTCCTGCCGCGATTGGTCGGGCTCCGGCGTGCACAGGAACTGATTTTCCGCGACGAACCCGTCGACGCCGCCGAAGCAGAGGAAATCGGCCTCGCGACCGAGGTCGTCCCCGACGACGAACTCGACGAGCGCCTGACCGCGGAGGCCGAACGTCTGTCCGAGGGACCAACACAGGCCTATGCCGCGACCAAGGACCTGCTGGCGGAGAGTTTCGGTAACTCGCTGGAGGCCCAACTCGGCGCGGAAGCCGACAAAATCGCCGGCCTGACGAACACCGAGGACTTCTCGCGCGGCCACGCGGCCTTCGGCGGCGACGAGGATGCAGAGTTCACCGGCGAATAATCGCCCGGGATTCGTCGCGAAAAATCAGAGGTTGGAACCGACTTAGAGCCGTTCGATAATCGTCGCGATGCCCTGCCCGAAGCCGATACACATCGCGCTGAGGCCGTACTGGCCGTCGCACTCCTCGAGCTGGTAGGGCAGTTTGCCGACCAGCGCGCTGCCGGTGGCGCCCAGCGGGTGGCCGTGGGCGATGGCGCCGCCCCAGACGTTCGTCTTCTCCCAGTCGGCACCCGTCTCTTCGAGCCACGCGGCGACGACGCTCGCGAAGGCCTCGTTGACCTCGAAGCGGTCGATGTCGTCGATGTCCATGTCGTTCTGGTCGAGGATTTCCTTCGTGGCCGGAATCGGCCCCGTCAGCATCGTCACCGGGTCGACGCCGACGACGTGGGTGTCGACGATGCGGGCGATGGGGTCCCAGCCGTGTTCCTCGGCGGCTTCCTCGCTGGCGATGAGCAGGCCGCCGGCGCCGTCGACGATACCCGAGGAGTTGCCGGCGTGGTGGAAGCCGTTCTCCTGGCTGCGGAACGACGGCGGCAGGTTCGCGAGTTTCTCGGCGGTCGTACTCGGGCGCGGGTGCTCGTCTTCCTGCACGCGGACCGAATCGCCGTCGAGTTCCGTTTCGACGGGGACGACCTGGTCGTCGTACTTGCCGGCGTCGGCGGCCTCGCCCCAGCGGGACTGGGATTCGGCGGCGAGTTCGTCGAGTTCGTCCCGGGTGAAGCCGTAGTTCTCGGCGATTCGCTCGGCGCCCTCACCCTGCGTTGTGAGTTCGTCGAAATACTCGAAGTAGGTGTCCGTGACGCTCTGGCCGTCCGAGCCCATCGGAACGCGGGTCATGTGCTCGACGCCGCCCGCGATGAGCACGTCGTGATAGCCCGCTGCAATCTGGCCCGCGGCGAAGTTGATGGCCTGCTGGCCCGACCCGCACATCCGGTTGAGCTGGACGCCCGGGATCTTGTCGCCCCAACCGGCGACCATCGGCGCGAGGCGGCCGACGTTGAGACCCTGCTCGTCGACCGGCGTCACACAGCCGTAGATGACGTCCTCGATGGTTTCGGGGTCGAAGTCGTTGCGCTCGCGGA of the Natronomonas halophila genome contains:
- the hisD gene encoding histidinol dehydrogenase; the protein is MNVRAVADLSPGERAALFERDAGVAEVRDSVRDIVDRVSEEGDVALRSYASEFDDVEVGNIDITDEAERAYEEIDDELREAIETAADNIEAFHERQAPEDWRKEFDGRELGRRYRPLERVGVYAPGGTAAYPSSVLMGVIPAKVAGVDHVAVATPPAETINPATLAAIHVADADAVYQVGGAQAIAALAYGTESVSAVQKIVGPGNKWVTAAKAEVRGDVEIDFLAGPSELLVLCDETADPELVAADMVAQAEHDPNASVVCVTADEDTAEAVVEECDRQAAERERTEVIEAALDNDASGVLLTRSMPEAVLFAEEYAAEHLSIVTEDDEGVLDRIDSAGSVFLGGYSPVAAGDYASGPNHVLPTGGLAKVTGGLSVDDFVRSTTVQKLDEDALSDLRETVTTLARAEGLEAHAESVEKRF
- a CDS encoding HalOD1 output domain-containing protein, producing the protein MDVEQFRYVAEEEESLSMAVVSAVAQAHHEDIIEQDWIINNDINTDALDGLFQDGHLNMTLRFEADTTTVTIDADERGNPVIEIESHR
- a CDS encoding enoyl-CoA hydratase/isomerase family protein, with translation MSYETLAVSRSDAVGHIAFDRPEAHNALNERMGDEMVEAAHDLVSDDEIRAIALTGNGPVFNTGADLTMLSGDGSDEPTIRSLASQLHEFLNQMVHAPKPVVTGVNGVAAGGGLGPAICGDIVLAGESARFEFAYPRIGLSADGGSTYLLPRLVGLRRAQELIFRDEPVDAAEAEEIGLATEVVPDDELDERLTAEAERLSEGPTQAYAATKDLLAESFGNSLEAQLGAEADKIAGLTNTEDFSRGHAAFGGDEDAEFTGE
- a CDS encoding thiolase family protein, with the protein product MSTPVIVDAVRTPFGKRDGSFSDTHPQDLAAEPLAALRERNDFDPETIEDVIYGCVTPVDEQGLNVGRLAPMVAGWGDKIPGVQLNRMCGSGQQAINFAAGQIAAGYHDVLIAGGVEHMTRVPMGSDGQSVTDTYFEYFDELTTQGEGAERIAENYGFTRDELDELAAESQSRWGEAADAGKYDDQVVPVETELDGDSVRVQEDEHPRPSTTAEKLANLPPSFRSQENGFHHAGNSSGIVDGAGGLLIASEEAAEEHGWDPIARIVDTHVVGVDPVTMLTGPIPATKEILDQNDMDIDDIDRFEVNEAFASVVAAWLEETGADWEKTNVWGGAIAHGHPLGATGSALVGKLPYQLEECDGQYGLSAMCIGFGQGIATIIERL